Within the Arachis duranensis cultivar V14167 chromosome 10, aradu.V14167.gnm2.J7QH, whole genome shotgun sequence genome, the region attagtCCAGCATTTGTAACCATTCTATACTTAATAAAAAGTCAGCATCAAACCAAGTTGGGTTGgctagtggttagctcactagtccgcttaagtaAGTATTGGGGGTTCGAATCCCGTCTTGTGTATGCggcaacccattggccagcggcaaacccttaaatTGAGCTCAGTACCAGGACGGATTAGTCATTGACCTGTCGAGTTGGAGAATaccgtgaaaaaaaaaagcagcaTCAACttcagaaaaaaaatgaattaaaggaataaaaagaaaactaataataaattaatgataGCATGCTTCAGATCATTGTGAACTATTCATTAAATAATCCCATGCTTCCTCGAGAGCAATGAATATTGAATTCAATCTCATCTCTTCTTGTGTTATCAATACTTGAGTTATAATTTTTGAGAACATAAATCATGCTTTGGTTTCACTCATTTCATATCTTGCCTCAAAATAAGTTGCAACTACATTGATATTaagaggagagaaaaaaaattttcacttaTAGTATAGTAACTCTCGTTTTTCTTAGTTTCTTTAGTGGGTAGATAGAATTTGTGCATTATCATCAagttcataaatcaaattcaGACACTTAAAAACGGCTACCTACTTGTGTTCCCCAACCTATCAATACCATTTTGTAAATATGAGGTGTCACAATCCACTCTAGTTTCCATTTCCATAcccaatatcaaattaaatcttAGCACCATGAAAAAGGCATTCTTTTTTACCATTAAGGTTCAGAAAAGTCCACAACTCCATCAATTCATGCTTTGAATAGACACCAAAATTTCAAAGCAGTGTCCCCACTATATCACTATGATTAAGATTCCTAACTATGTCAGTGTATAACAGATAACATGAGCCGTTCATCAAACCTTATCTTCATCatacagaaataaaaaaaaaattaacttcaaCGGTCCCATTTCACATCAAACTGAGGCTTAGTTAATCTACAACCTTGATGAGGCCAAACTcaataaaaagagaaatattttataattcttttaaatatattcTATTCATTTACTTTGTGGAATATTATAGCCCTTAAAAAAGTTCTTCAAATATAAAGGCCAAAAATACTGTTCCTTTATACTTTTTCTTGCACTAAACAGAGAAACAAGATCTGCTTCttaaattcaacaaattcatACTCaccaagagaagagaaaaaaaaaatggaagccCTTCTGTCCCAATTCACCTTGCTCTCAGACCATGCTCTACAGGACAAGAACTTTGATCCATCCACAATTGAGGACCTCATGAAGCTGTTTGAGATTGAGTCATACAAGGCATGGGCAGCTGCAGAACTTGAGCAACAGAAAGAGGTTGAAGAGGCTGAAGTTTCCATGCAGGAAGCTGAGGACTACCTTGATTCTGTCATGGAAAGCGCCATGGATGAGTTCCGGCGCTTCGAAGAGGAGCTTGAGAGCATGTCAAAGGCTGAAATGGAGAGCCTAGTTAACACTGCTGAGAGTGCAAGAAAGATGGGAAATTTGATGGAGAAAGCTGCCTCCATTGCTTCCAAGAAGTATATTGAGGCTGCACTCAATTCAGCCACTGCTTCCATGAAATCTGCTTGGAAGGGAATCTCTTCTGGCAAGGTCCATCCTTCTTAAAACATAACAGTAACAAGATAACCTTCCTATTGAAATGTATTTAGTTAAAATCTGTAATAAGATACTTCTCTTTTGGCCTTTTGTTTTGTTATCTTCTGCTCTTATATTGCTGCTATAGAAATTGGATCAGAATTGATGTACCAAAATTGATAGGCTGAGAGTTCATGATTCAGCCACCAGTGAGAATGCAAACAGATTTAATGTTCATGACACATTGAAAATCCAATACTTTCATGGATGAATCTGATATAACAGTTAGTAGTTAGGTTTATGAAGCTTAATCTCGAAGATTTGTCAGTAATGTATTTATCCCTTGATTCTTAAGAgatatattattacttctttGGTCATGATTCGTGTGATAATGGAGGATACAAACACTTCTGAAATGACATCTCTAAATCACAGCTAGGCACAAGCTCTCCCACCACAAACTTCTAGAATTACATGCAGGTTTTGAAGCCACATCATACTAATTTCCATAATTACACAAGCTCTCTATTTACTCCATTTTCGTTACACATTGAACTAAAATTTAGGAACAAGAGTCTTCCGCTGCTCTTTTGCTACCAGAAAGCGGTGGTTACAGACTGCAGGTTACTGGATGTATGTGGATTGGTGTAATTTGTGGGAACAAAATCTACATTCAGAGAAAGAGTTGTGTGAGCAGCCCCACTTTAGTTCCTGACTTTCTAATTGCTACAATTTGGTCTCTCAGATTTTAAAAAGTGCATCAATGTAGTTCTTCGTGTATTTTTCGTCACTAGAGCTCAACACCGTTATTGACGTGACTCAACCCTTGCGCCGCTAGACATATTAAAACGATGTCATATGCGTTTGGCGCTAAAGAAGATATTAAACGACGTTATTTTAGGATTTCAACAAAAACTAAAACATTAAACCCCTCCCTTATGATCTAGTCTTCTCCTTTTCCACTGAACTCCAATTTTTTTCACCCATGGAAGagttaaattctttttattttttgtttgaagtTCAGTGGAGAAGGAGAAGACAAAGTGATCAAAAGGGAAGGGTTTTAACGTTTTAGTATGTCCAGCGTGGCAATGGTTGAGTCACGTCACTAATAGCGTTGAACTCCGATGACAAAAAATACACGAGGAAGTACACTGGTGCAAGTTTTTGAATCTGGAGGACCGAATTatagtaattaaaaattcaggGACTAAATCGGTGCAACTCACCAATCAAAGTGGGGCTTAACTCGAGTTGTGCTTGACCACCGCAAGTATGATGCCCCTGGTAAGTTATTCTGTACAAAGAAGGGTCATCACGAATCCTTTGAACCCTCTTTTTGGCTGGGCATCCACGTCCGTTGCATCTGTAATACTCTCTGCATATCGACCATGTATGCCGTAAGTCCAAACATATTACTGAATACTGAAAtcattgttgaaattttgggttcCATACCTTCGATGCACCGTGCCCAGAATATCTTTCTGATCATATTTTCTCCACGTGTATCCATCATACTCCATAAAATCACTTGTCTCTATATCCCAGGTTGGTAAACTACAATTGCGATCCAAGAGTCTGGATTAGAAAATGCACTACAACTAAAGGAGAGCTATCTTGTGTAACAGATTCAAGCTATACATGATACAACAATTCAGGATTTTTTTGAACAGCATGAATAATTCTTAACCACCTCAATTTTAAACTCAACAGTATCTGATTCATAATGTACCCAATTTTATAAGATGCGCCTACCTATGTTTCGAGACCCTGGAACCCTTTTGGAAGTCCTTGCCACTCGAAGCCAGTGAATTTGCATCCACTATGGGATGTAATGGTGCAGCCACTGAGCCACCTGTTTTAACGTGTGAATGAAGCCAATCTATTATGTAACGAAATTTAAACATCAAGAAAATAATCAAGCATCTACAGTAGTAAAATATCTTCAAAATTGAAAGTAAATAAATTACCCGAACCACTATCCATGTTGTCACCATCATATTCATATGTACCTAATTGAGACATTATGTCAGCCTCTTCATGGATTGGGGAAAATATCTGATCGAACTTACACGGTCGACCTTCTAGTTCCCTCCACCAGTTGCTTTCTCCTTTGATTACCGTTAGTTCTTGGCTTATCAATTCCCTGGTTGAAAGACTATGCAGCTTTGGGCAGTCATAAAAtgctatttttttcaaaacaggTCCAATGTGCAACCCGCTTGAAAGGCTGGTCAATTCAGGGAGATGGAGAAGCAATAACTTGTTCAATTTAGGAAGGAAAGTATGTGCAATGTGCCTGAATGAATGACAACTTACTAATGTACTTAATTTGGGACAGTCCTTCACTATAAGCTCCTTCAACAAAGAAAAGTTTCCCAGAAAATCCACAGAGAAGAGAGTTATTAACTTTGGACAACTTTGCAACGACAAAGACTGTAACATACCAAATGAGCTACGAGGAGGAGTTGGGCCCTCCCAGATGCTTCTTAGATTCTTCATGTGGAATAAACTCAAGAATAGCAAATGCGGAAGCATATCCTCATCATCTTTTGCTGCACCTCCACCACCAATTGTTTGCATTTCTTTGCATTCTGCCAATATGCACACCCGTAGTTGCTCTATATTTTTCATTTCGCATTCAGATAGACTCTGTAAGGTGAAATGCCGATCCAAGAAAAGAGCTTTGCTGTTTCTAAGAAGCATTTTGATTTCATCCGGGACACCCTCACCTTTTACAAATTTTAAGCTGCAGCCACTTTGTTTAAATTCCACATCAGTGGCAGGTGGTATGCTTGATATAATCCGTTGCATATGACGACCAACAGTGAACCTGAAATCAAGTTTAAAAATGTGGGCCGGTATGAGCTTCAAAAGTTCCAGTTGTGGGATATACATACTTAGAGTTTTCAAACACTCTAATCCCAATATTTCTGGTAGAATGGCTTGCACATTCTCATTCCACCGCTCATCATCAGGGTTTACACCAATACACAAATGTTCTAACCTCTTGAGTTTAGATAGCACACCAGAAGGAATAATTGTTGAGCAAGAATATGACCTATTCTTCTTGACACGATATTCATAAAAGCAGAGGGTCAAGCTTTGCATATTGGTTAACTTCTGGACCTCTTTTGGCAGATGTGTGATCTGAGTCTCATCAAGATCAagcttctcaagtttcttcaaATTTCCAATTTCAGGTGGTAATTTCATGAAGCATTCACAACCTTTCAAATAAAGTTCTCTAAGCTGCTCCAAAAAGAACAGCGAACGCGGCAGTTCTCTTACACTAGTATAGGATAAGTTCAGTATGCAAAGGAGAGGCATGTgatcaaaaaataaagatggtATTTTTGTCAAATCAGCATTGTTTTGCAGCATCAAAACTTTGAGTCGCAGACAATCTGGGGACTGTGGTAGCTCAGAGATTTTATTGCCTGCTAATTCAATTCGTACAGCATTATGCCACTTGTCAGTGTTGGATGGTTCAGTCAATCCTAGGTTTGATTTCTCTATGAACAACGGGTAAGAGGTGTGTAGCCGTTCTAATATTTGATAGGTTTCTTCTGTTAACCAAATATACCTGCCTCCAACACCATTCAATTGAAGAAATATAGAATTTTCTACAAGCTGACTTAGGTTCTTTTCCGTTTTTCCAGCATCCAAAAAGAGATAAGACATCCAGTGATTCATCAATTCATGATCAACCATGCCTTCTTGAATTTTGGGAATGACTAAACAACTAAGTAGACAATTCTGTTGTATCTTCTTCATGCCATCCCATATTAAGCTTAGGAATGCCTTAATCATGATGCTGTTCGAACCATGAAAATTGTGGAAATCATGTGAAGGATTAAAACATCGCAATTTGAAGAGAGCAAGGTCCCATTTTCTAACATCTTGATGATTCTTCAACAACTTTGCCACGAGGAGAATTGCATGAAGGTGGCTGCGACACTCCTCAACTATGTGCGCTGCAGTTGTCAGGATGGCACTTGATGAATATACAAACTTCTTCCCCACACTGTGACAGAAGACCACCCACGGCAGCAAATGATCGTTAGTCCGGATTTCCAAGTCCACTAACTCATCCGTCAATCCTCCTTCTTTAGCTTGTTGAGATGCTGGTGAGTCAGTTGTAATGAGGACCAAAACTCCTGACTGTAGAGTACTACAAAGTCCCACTTTTTGTGGATCAACAATTTCCTCACCATCCCTATCTACAAGAATTACTAGGTACCTGCTTCTTGacatctcatcttcaatctgTCTGGTGCACAGAATGTCATCATCTTCAATAGTTGAAAGCTGAAGTAGTTGACAGATATGTTGTTTAAGTTCGTtctctgcttctgaagttggaTATCCGGAGGCATCAATAGTCAGAGGTCTGCGAAATGAATTAAGAATGTCAAGCATATTATGCTTGTCATTCAAGGCTGCAGTTACTTTTGCCTCGACTGTTCTTTTTTCAACATCACTTCTGGTTGATAACCTGATGCATTTTGTATGGTTTGGATTTTCACTTTTACAAATGGAAATCAATGTTTGGATGAGTTGGTGAACAGAAAGATCAGCAGCCAGATTGAGAATAGCTTCTGGAATGAAGTCCAAGTGGGCATCACCGAAGCTGGAGCCGGACCAGGACCAGGACCTATCACCATTTTCAGCATCCCTTATTATCTCCTTTGGAAGAAGTCCTTTTAGTTTAAGTGGCAGCTGTCTCTCGTCATATGGTTTTGATTTGAAGTCATCGGATATCATTCTTGCGTCCAGAGGATAACTACACAACAGGCTCATCAAATCCCTCTTCCTCCTCAAACTATTTTTTGATACAAGTGAGGAATTTGTTGATTTCAAGCTCGTCAAAGTACTAGTCTGAGAAGCTGAGGCCCCTTCAGATTTTGTTTTGTCAAAAAAATCAGCCGTCTTGTTTTTCAGAAGTTCATTCATATCTGTTTTAAGGATATTGAATGGCTTCATTTCCATTTTGGGAAACTCACCTGCCTCTGACTTCATTTTGGTAGAATCACCTACTTTGCTCATGTTGGAACTTAGTATCTGCTAATTCCCTATGAGGAGTGTAAACTGCAACTTGAAACGTCCAAGCAACAAGAAATTTTACCATCAagagttctttttttttttttttggttatgtAGTAGAAATTAATTGAATAGATAGATTAATACAATCTAAATATTATAAACAGAACAGATATTGTAAAATATTGAAGAATGAAAGTGTAATAGAACATCATGACAGAGTATAACTCGGTTGTTAATTAGCAAGGGTACCTGATAGAATTGAAGCGATGTTCTTCTGCTCCAGGCTAAGCCGTTGAAGATATGTGTGagtttaggaattaggattacGATCTCCCTCTAGAGACTCACCAAGTGCCA harbors:
- the LOC107468799 gene encoding uncharacterized protein LOC107468799 is translated as MSKVGDSTKMKSEAGEFPKMEMKPFNILKTDMNELLKNKTADFFDKTKSEGASASQTSTLTSLKSTNSSLVSKNSLRRKRDLMSLLCSYPLDARMISDDFKSKPYDERQLPLKLKGLLPKEIIRDAENGDRSWSWSGSSFGDAHLDFIPEAILNLAADLSVHQLIQTLISICKSENPNHTKCIRLSTRSDVEKRTVEAKVTAALNDKHNMLDILNSFRRPLTIDASGYPTSEAENELKQHICQLLQLSTIEDDDILCTRQIEDEMSRSRYLVILVDRDGEEIVDPQKVGLCSTLQSGVLVLITTDSPASQQAKEGGLTDELVDLEIRTNDHLLPWVVFCHSVGKKFVYSSSAILTTAAHIVEECRSHLHAILLVAKLLKNHQDVRKWDLALFKLRCFNPSHDFHNFHGSNSIMIKAFLSLIWDGMKKIQQNCLLSCLVIPKIQEGMVDHELMNHWMSYLFLDAGKTEKNLSQLVENSIFLQLNGVGGRYIWLTEETYQILERLHTSYPLFIEKSNLGLTEPSNTDKWHNAVRIELAGNKISELPQSPDCLRLKVLMLQNNADLTKIPSLFFDHMPLLCILNLSYTSVRELPRSLFFLEQLRELYLKGCECFMKLPPEIGNLKKLEKLDLDETQITHLPKEVQKLTNMQSLTLCFYEYRVKKNRSYSCSTIIPSGVLSKLKRLEHLCIGVNPDDERWNENVQAILPEILGLECLKTLSMYIPQLELLKLIPAHIFKLDFRFTVGRHMQRIISSIPPATDVEFKQSGCSLKFVKGEGVPDEIKMLLRNSKALFLDRHFTLQSLSECEMKNIEQLRVCILAECKEMQTIGGGGAAKDDEDMLPHLLFLSLFHMKNLRSIWEGPTPPRSSFGMLQSLSLQSCPKLITLFSVDFLGNFSLLKELIVKDCPKLSTLVSCHSFRHIAHTFLPKLNKLLLLHLPELTSLSSGLHIGPVLKKIAFYDCPKLHSLSTRELISQELTVIKGESNWWRELEGRPCKFDQIFSPIHEEADIMSQLGTYEYDGDNMDSGSGGSVAAPLHPIVDANSLASSGKDFQKGSRVSKHSLPTWDIETSDFMEYDGYTWRKYDQKDILGTVHRREYYRCNGRGCPAKKRVQRIRDDPSLYRITYQGHHTCGGQAQLELSPTLIGELHRFSP
- the LOC107468801 gene encoding uncharacterized protein LOC107468801 — its product is MEALLSQFTLLSDHALQDKNFDPSTIEDLMKLFEIESYKAWAAAELEQQKEVEEAEVSMQEAEDYLDSVMESAMDEFRRFEEELESMSKAEMESLVNTAESARKMGNLMEKAASIASKKYIEAALNSATASMKSAWKGISSGKVHPS